A window of Cellulomonas fimi contains these coding sequences:
- the cobA gene encoding uroporphyrinogen-III C-methyltransferase: MTTMLGVDLRGRRVVVVGGGPVAARRVQGLLADAASVVVVAPALCEVLADMHRWGLVEWRSREVEARDLDGAWLVHTATGDRATDDAVVAWAAERATFCVDAGTGTRGTARTPATARHDEVLVGVVSTGAPDPRRTAAVRDAVDAHLREGRVDLRRRRPGDGRVVLVGGGPGDVDLLTLAARRALAQADVVVTDRLGPVSVLDELAADVEVIDVGKSPGHHPVPQHEINRILVEQAQRGRTVVRLKGGDPFLYGRGGEEVRACREAGVAVDVVPGVSSALAAPAAAGIPLTHRGTVGAVHVMNGHDGWSSAALTGLRDASCTVVVLMGVTVLADLAAEAVAAGVDPRTPVAVVEDGTLPTQRVTRAPLAEVAARAAEVGVRAPAVLVVGAVADAGLLDAPPADVPPATTREVAGDAPTTDRPTAAHLARDTMTS; this comes from the coding sequence GTGACCACGATGCTCGGCGTCGACCTGCGCGGCCGGCGCGTCGTCGTCGTCGGCGGGGGACCGGTGGCGGCCCGCCGCGTCCAGGGGCTGCTCGCGGACGCCGCTTCGGTCGTCGTCGTCGCGCCCGCGCTGTGCGAGGTGCTCGCCGACATGCACCGCTGGGGGCTCGTCGAGTGGCGCTCGCGCGAGGTCGAGGCGCGCGACCTCGACGGCGCGTGGCTCGTGCACACCGCGACCGGCGACCGCGCGACGGACGACGCCGTGGTGGCGTGGGCCGCGGAGCGCGCGACGTTCTGCGTCGACGCCGGCACCGGCACGCGCGGCACCGCCCGCACACCCGCGACGGCCCGGCACGACGAGGTCCTCGTCGGCGTCGTGTCGACCGGCGCACCCGACCCGCGCCGCACCGCCGCCGTCCGCGACGCCGTCGACGCGCACCTGCGCGAGGGACGCGTCGACCTGCGCCGGCGTCGCCCCGGGGACGGCCGTGTCGTGCTCGTCGGCGGGGGACCGGGCGACGTGGACCTGCTGACGCTCGCGGCCCGCCGCGCGCTCGCGCAGGCCGACGTCGTCGTCACGGACCGGCTCGGTCCCGTGAGCGTGCTTGACGAGCTCGCCGCGGACGTCGAGGTGATCGACGTCGGCAAGTCGCCCGGCCACCACCCGGTGCCGCAGCACGAGATCAACCGCATCCTCGTCGAGCAGGCGCAGCGCGGGCGCACCGTCGTCCGGCTCAAGGGCGGCGACCCGTTCCTCTACGGCCGGGGCGGCGAGGAGGTCCGCGCGTGCCGCGAGGCCGGCGTGGCCGTCGACGTCGTCCCCGGGGTGTCGAGCGCGCTCGCCGCACCGGCCGCCGCCGGCATCCCCCTGACGCACCGTGGGACGGTCGGCGCCGTGCACGTGATGAACGGGCACGACGGCTGGTCGTCCGCCGCGCTCACAGGCCTGCGGGACGCGTCGTGCACGGTCGTCGTGCTCATGGGTGTCACGGTGCTCGCCGACCTGGCCGCCGAGGCCGTCGCCGCGGGCGTCGACCCGCGCACCCCCGTCGCGGTCGTCGAGGACGGCACGCTGCCGACGCAACGCGTCACGCGCGCGCCGCTCGCCGAGGTCGCGGCCCGCGCCGCCGAGGTCGGTGTCCGGGCGCCCGCCGTGCTGGTCGTCGGCGCCGTCGCGGACGCGGGGCTGCTCGACGCCCCGCCGGCGGACGTGCCGCCCGCGACGACACGCGAGGTCGCGGGCGACGCGCCGACCACGGACCGGCCGACCGCGGCGCACCTCGCACGCGACACAATGACCTCGTGA